The genomic DNA TGGAACTCGCACAGACCGGCAGCGTGGCCCAGCTTCCCAGCGGCGACGAACTGACCGAGGCGGCGGTCAATGCCGAGGAGATTCTGGAACAACTCGCGGCGAGTGATGAACTGGTCAGCGGAATGGAAGTCGGCATGGCCCAGTCGGCAATCTCGTCGGATGAGGCGGCGATCTTGAAGGAGCTGGAAGCATCGGTCGCGGAAAAATCGCCCGAAGGTGCGCCCTCCGAAGCAGCCCCGACACAAGTCGCCGAGGCGAAGTCCAAGTCGCGGCAGCAGCGAGACAAAGCGCAGGCGGAGTAGTGAATGGCCCTCTTTGACTGGTTGACCAAGAAAGGCAAACCCCTCTCCGCCATGACGCGGCAGGAGCTGCGCCGTCAGGAATTGCTCCTCGCCCGCGATCGCGAGCAGCTTCTGAAACGGATCACCGATGCCGCCGCAAAGAAACAAGACATCTTCGAGCGCGGTCGCCAGGAGAAATCGCCGGAGCTGCGCCGAATCCTTGCGCAGGAGTTCGATCTCAAGACGACCGAGCAGATGATGACAGGGCGGCAGCTCAACATCCGCAGCAAAGAGTTCCTGACGGTCTCGCGGATGCGGATGCTTCGCGAGAACGCCGAACGGGCCAAGGCCCGCGGGTCCAAGCTCGGCCTCATCAGCGAGCGGGATATCATCGTCCTCGAGAAGATGATCGAGAACGACGCCATTACGGCGGACATGTACCAGGAGCGGCTGGATTCGATGCTTCAGGTCGGCGCCGACGACGGCGAGTCGATGCTCACGCCGGGCTCCAAGCAGGTGCTCGACGTGTGGGAGCAGATGGACACCGGACTGATGAAGGACGCGAATCAGGCGTTTGACGAGGCGGATCGCCGTGTGCGGGAGCGGCATCAGGCGCAGGCGGAGGGCGCGTAAATCGTGCCTGTAAAAAACCACTGGTCGGGCGGAGGACCCATCATGCATGTGGCAAGACCGCTACGCCGTTCGCGGCGGCATCGGATGATCGCGGGCGTGGTCGGCGGGCTCGCCGAGTATTTCGGGATCGACCCCACGCTGGCCCGCGTGGCCTACGTCGTACTGTCGATTCTGTCGATCGCCTTCCCCGGCATCCTCGTCTATCTGGTCTGCTGGCTGATTATCCCGGATGAATGGTAGGATGAATGACGAGTGGCGAATAGCGAATAGCGAAAGTACGAAGAGGCGGCGGAATCCTTATTTCGCTATTCGCCATTCGCTATTCGCAATTGTCCGGAGGACCCAATGAGCTTGTTCAAATCCGCCGAAGAGCGCCGCATCGAGCGCGACATCAAAATCCGCCAGGGCATCCGCCGCATCGAGAAATCGATCAGCGAGCAGAAGAAGTTCACCGACGACTTCGTCCGCAACGCCCGGCGGGCCAAGGAGATTGGCGACAACTCGCAGTACGTCTTCATCCGCAATTCCCTCAAGAAGACGGCGACCGTGCGGAAGATGCTGGAGCGGCAGCTTCTGGCGGTCAAGAACGCTCTCATCATCAAGCGGCAGGCGGAGGCCTCGTCGGATTTCGCGACCGCGATGGGCACGATGGCCTCGGAGATCAGCCGAATGTTCGGCGAGACCGACCTCGCTCGGACGCAGCTCGACTGGGAAAAGGCCATGGCCCAGAGCCAGAGCATGGAGGAGCGGATGACGATGTTCCTGGAGACAGTCGAGGACATTGCGGCGAGCGACACTGCGAATGTCCCCGCGGAGGTCGTGACCGATCAGGAGATCGACGCGCTGATCGAGGCAGAAGGCGAGGCGGAACACGCGAAGGACATGGACGAACTGGACGCGCTGCGGGCGGAACTGAACGAAGTTAAGAACGCGGGGCAGAAGGAGACGAAGTAGCTCTTGCTGTGATCGATGGCTTTGCACTTCAACATTACGGGCATTCTTGTCGCCGGGCCACCAATGGCCCTCGGATACGTCATTGCAAAAAAATGCGGCGTCGAGGATTACGAGACATTAGGAATGGTCATTGGAGGCCCGTTAACGGTCGGAGTCGACGCAATTTGGCGGCGTGTCTACGAGATCGATTTGTTTGAGCCGATTCGGGGTCCATCTATTTGTTGGCTTCCTGTTTGGCTAATTGGCGCTACATGGGCCGCATTGGGCTTGGGGCGATTCCTGGGAATGTCGAAATCGGGTGAGATTGCCGTATTGATTTGTGCCGGCTTGGTAGCACTGCAGTGTTGGTACTTCGGGATAAATCGCTGGCGAAATGATCGTCGAGTAGCAAAATTGGCCCATGCCATGGACAACGGCGTAATCGACCCGAGTTCTGGGGCGGCGGAATAGGCCCGCACTACGACCATGAGCGTTTCCTACCCCACCTTCGAACGCCTCAAAG from Phycisphaerae bacterium includes the following:
- a CDS encoding PspC domain-containing protein is translated as MHVARPLRRSRRHRMIAGVVGGLAEYFGIDPTLARVAYVVLSILSIAFPGILVYLVCWLIIPDEW